DNA sequence from the Syntrophales bacterium genome:
CGAAATTGATTCGAAAAGGGGTAAGATATTTACTAAATTGATTAAGGAAGTTACCCTCGCGGCACGACTGGGCGGCGGGGATATTGAGGGCAATCCCCGCTTGCGGCAGGCGGTTCTTGACGCCAAGGAAGTCAACATGCCCAAAGATAATATTGACAGGGCGATAAAGAAAGGCACTGGCGAGCTTGCCGGCGCCGCAGCCTACGAAGAGACTACCTACGAGGGGTATGGACCAGGGGGGGTAGCGGTGCTGGTTGATGTGATGACCGACAATAAAAACAGAACAGTCGCCGAAATACGGCATATTCTTTCCAAGCACGGCGGCAATCTGGGGGAGAATGGCTGCGTATCATGGATGTTTGACAAAAAGGGCAGTATAATTATCGACAAGAAGACGGTTGGCGAGGATGAGCTCCTGGAAGTTGTCCTGGAGGCGGGAGCAGATGATGTCCGGGATCAGGATTCCGAATGGGAAGTAATCACAGAGCCAGTTGCCTTTGAAAATGTCAAAAAGGCCATATCGGATAAAAAATGGAAATATCTTGAGGCGAGTGTAGGTAAAATTCCGCAGAATACCGTTAAATTGGAAGAAGCCAAGGCGGAGCAGATGTTGAAGCTGATGGAAAAGCTTGAAGACAATGACGATGTCCAGAATGTTTATGCCAACTTCGATATTTCCGATGAAATAATGGATAAATTGAGTCAATAGCCTGCCAGATTTGTAAAATGCTTATAAATGCAGTAAAACCGGATTGAAGCGTAAGCGAAAGGTATAAGTGAATTGAGGGTTTTGGGTATTGATCCGGGCAGTCAAGTTACTGGTTACGGTGTTGTCGAGACGGTAAAGAGCAGATTTGAGTGCGTTTTTTATGGAGAGATAAAGCCGTCAAAGGGTGCCAGTCTGTCGGTATGCCTGATGGATGTGTACAGGGGGATAAAAGAGGCGATTCGGCGCTCTAACCCTGAGATACTGGTAATCGAAGACATTTTTTATGGCAAGAATGTCCACAGTTTGATTAAGCAGGGACACGTGCGTGGTGTTGCCGTTCTTGCCGGCGCCCAGGAAGGGTTGGCTGTTTATGAATACAGCCCGCTGGAAATAAAAAAGGCTGTCGCCGGTTATGGTTTTGCCGAGAAGAGACAAGTGCAGATGATGGTAAAAAATATCCTTAAATTAGCGGAGATTCCTCCCCCGGATGCCGCTGATGCCCTGGCTGCCGCCATCTGTCATATCAATTTTTTAAAGACTGAACAGGTTTGAGATGATTGCTTCGCTAAATGGCATAATTGTTCAGAAATCTCTTTTGAATTGCCTTATCGATGTAAATGGCGTTGGTTACCTTGTATATATCCCCCTCAGCACCTTTTATGAGCTTCCTGATCCAGGTCTTCCCGTTATCCTGCAAACCCACATGTATGTGCGAGAAGACGCCATCAGCCTGTATGGATTCAGCACAGAGATTGAGCGGGATGTCTTTCAGATGATGATTTCCGTTAGCGGCATCGGGCCCAAGCTGGCGATAAATATTCTTTCCGGAATTCCGGCAGAGGAGTGGTTCAGGGCTGTTGCGGGCGAGGATCTGAAGCGCCTGACCGCCATTCCCGGGGTAGGCCGCAAGACGGCGGAACGGATGATTCTGGAACTAAAGGACAAGGTTGTAAAACTCGGCATAGATAATTACAAATCCGGTGGGATGGCTGTCCCGAAACACGAGCATCTGAAGGAAGACGCTCTTTCCGCGTTAGTCAATCTCGGGTATAAAGGCGCATTGGCTAAAGATGTTGTCGAGCAGATAATAAAGGAAAATGACAAGCTTCCTTCGATCGATCAGGTTCTGAAAAGGGCGTTGCGCATTCTTTCCGCCTGACGTTTAAAACTTGCAGTATTTATAAAATTTTTTTAATTTTTCTGGAAGATGACGTGAAAAAATCCGATTCCCTATTAATATCGCCCAAGAATCCCCTTACAATTCCAGACGTTATTGCCGAAGATGATGGTTACGATCTCTCCTTGCGCCCCAAAACCATTGCCGAATATATAGGACAAGAGAAGATTAAAAAGAATCTCTCCGTTTTCATCGAGGCTGCCAAACTAAGAAAAGAGTCCCTTGATCACGTTCTTTTATACGGTCCTCCCGGGCTGGGAAAAACCACCCTTGCCTACATTATGGCGAGGGAAATGGGTGTTGACATAAAGATTACCTCCGGGCCGGTTATTGAAAGGCCGGGGGACCTTGCCGCAATACTTACCAATTTGCACGAAAATGACGTCCTTTTCATTGATGAGATTCATCGCCTGTCGCATGTGGTGGAAGAGATACTCTATCCCGCGATGGAAGATTTCTACATCGATATAATAATCGGGCAGGGACCATCCGCCCGTTCGATGAAACTTGATATCCCGAAATTTACGATGATCGGGGCCACAACACGGGCTGGCCTTCTGACTTCGCCGCTCAGGGATCGCTTCGGCATGAGTTTCAGGTTCGAGTTCTACACGCCGGAGGAGCTTTCCATCATCATCTGTCGCTCGGCCAGGATTCTGGGGGTCGATATCGGGGCGGAGGGCGCTGCGGAGCTGGCCCGGCGTTCCCGGGGTACGCCCCGAATTGCCAACCGTCTGTTGAGGAGGGTAAGGGATTTTGCCCAGGTGCGGGCCGATGGTATTATAAACAGGGATGTTGCAGAACAGGCCCTCGCAATGCTCGATGTCGATGAGAAAGGATTTGATCAGATGGATCGCAATATTCTGCTTGCGGTAATCGACAAGTTTGGAGGCGGCCCGGTCGGCATCGACAACCTTTCCTCGGCAATCGGCGAAGAGCGGGAGACGATCGAAGATGTATATGAGCCCTACCTTATTCAGGAGGGTTATCTGCAAAGAACCGCCCGGGGAAGAATCGCGACCAGGCTCGCATATAAGCATTTCGGGCGGCAATGGGCCGAGGCAAATCAAGGTGGGCTATTTTGAAGAAAATTTTACTCCACTCCTGCTGTGCCCCGTGCACGCTCTACCCATTGCGGATCCTCCGCGAGGAGGGTAACGAGGTGCAGGGTCTCTTCTATAATCCCAATATACATCCCTACATGGAGTATAAAAGACGCCTCGATACGCTAATAGCTTACGCCGAGCAAGTCAGCTTTAAGTTGATGCGGGATGATGATTTGTACCCGTTCGAAGACTTCTTGCGTCAGGTTGTCTTCCATGAAGATGACCGCTGTAGCTACTGTTACCGGATAAGACTTTCCTGGGCGGCGCGTACCGCCCGTGAGCATGACTTTGACGCATTTAGCACCACCCTTTTGTACAGCCGCTATCAAAAACACGACCTGATTAGGCAAATCGCCGAGGAAGAGGCAAAAAAGCAGGGAGTTGCCTTCCTGTATCGTGATTTTCGGGAGGGTTGGCTTGAGGGAGTCCAGGTTTCCAAAGAGATGGGGATGTATCGGCAGCCTTACTGTGGATGCATATACAGTGAGAAGGAGCGCTACTATCGCAGTCCCAAAAGCAAAACTGTTAAGCCTTCCGTATGAACAAACATGCCCCGGGGTGTGTACTTTAAAACACAGTTGCCGGTCAATCCCCTAAGGATGTTTTTCGAAGCTCGATAGAAATTACCTGTTTATAGATGGTTGGCCCTATTTTTATTTTGATAAAATATTACGATGGATGGCATTAATATTGCTGTTCAGTACCGGAAGTTGTTTTGATGAGGTATGAAAAATTATTTTTGGAAAGATAGACGGGAATGTTTCTGCAAAGAACGGTAAAAAATGAGATAGCATGCAAAAGTGTCGGTTTGCATTCCGGAAGAAAGATTGAAATGGTAATTCGACCGGCGGGCGTTGATGAGGGGATTGTTTTTGTACGCACGGACCTGCCTGCTCGCAACAAAATCAAGGCGGATGTCCATAACGTTGTTGATACAACGCTTGCGACGACCCTTGGAGCCAATGGCGCCACCGTTTCGACGGTTGAGCACCTTATGTCCGCGTTCAGCGGCATGGGCGTTGACAATGCCATTGTTGAGATTGACGCTTCCGAATTGCCGATTATGGACGGCAGCGCTCGACCGTTTGTGGAACTCCTGAAAAATGTCGGCACGAGGCCGCAGGGGAAAGTAAAAAAAATTTTGGTTATCAAGAAGAAGGTAGCGGTTTCCGAGGGGGAGGGTGCCGCCATGTTTATCCCGTCCTCGGAATTTGAGATAACCTATGATATTGAATTTAAGCATAAAGATATTGGCGCTCAGTCATACAATTTTAAATTTTCGGACGTTTCTTACGAAAA
Encoded proteins:
- a CDS encoding YebC/PmpR family DNA-binding transcriptional regulator; the encoded protein is MSGHSKWSTIKRKKGEIDSKRGKIFTKLIKEVTLAARLGGGDIEGNPRLRQAVLDAKEVNMPKDNIDRAIKKGTGELAGAAAYEETTYEGYGPGGVAVLVDVMTDNKNRTVAEIRHILSKHGGNLGENGCVSWMFDKKGSIIIDKKTVGEDELLEVVLEAGADDVRDQDSEWEVITEPVAFENVKKAISDKKWKYLEASVGKIPQNTVKLEEAKAEQMLKLMEKLEDNDDVQNVYANFDISDEIMDKLSQ
- the ruvC gene encoding crossover junction endodeoxyribonuclease RuvC, which encodes MGIDPGSQVTGYGVVETVKSRFECVFYGEIKPSKGASLSVCLMDVYRGIKEAIRRSNPEILVIEDIFYGKNVHSLIKQGHVRGVAVLAGAQEGLAVYEYSPLEIKKAVAGYGFAEKRQVQMMVKNILKLAEIPPPDAADALAAAICHINFLKTEQV
- the ruvA gene encoding Holliday junction branch migration protein RuvA, encoding MIASLNGIIVQKSLLNCLIDVNGVGYLVYIPLSTFYELPDPGLPVILQTHMYVREDAISLYGFSTEIERDVFQMMISVSGIGPKLAINILSGIPAEEWFRAVAGEDLKRLTAIPGVGRKTAERMILELKDKVVKLGIDNYKSGGMAVPKHEHLKEDALSALVNLGYKGALAKDVVEQIIKENDKLPSIDQVLKRALRILSA
- the ruvB gene encoding Holliday junction branch migration DNA helicase RuvB, whose translation is MKKSDSLLISPKNPLTIPDVIAEDDGYDLSLRPKTIAEYIGQEKIKKNLSVFIEAAKLRKESLDHVLLYGPPGLGKTTLAYIMAREMGVDIKITSGPVIERPGDLAAILTNLHENDVLFIDEIHRLSHVVEEILYPAMEDFYIDIIIGQGPSARSMKLDIPKFTMIGATTRAGLLTSPLRDRFGMSFRFEFYTPEELSIIICRSARILGVDIGAEGAAELARRSRGTPRIANRLLRRVRDFAQVRADGIINRDVAEQALAMLDVDEKGFDQMDRNILLAVIDKFGGGPVGIDNLSSAIGEERETIEDVYEPYLIQEGYLQRTARGRIATRLAYKHFGRQWAEANQGGLF
- a CDS encoding epoxyqueuosine reductase QueH; translation: MKKILLHSCCAPCTLYPLRILREEGNEVQGLFYNPNIHPYMEYKRRLDTLIAYAEQVSFKLMRDDDLYPFEDFLRQVVFHEDDRCSYCYRIRLSWAARTAREHDFDAFSTTLLYSRYQKHDLIRQIAEEEAKKQGVAFLYRDFREGWLEGVQVSKEMGMYRQPYCGCIYSEKERYYRSPKSKTVKPSV
- the lpxC gene encoding UDP-3-O-acyl-N-acetylglucosamine deacetylase — protein: MFLQRTVKNEIACKSVGLHSGRKIEMVIRPAGVDEGIVFVRTDLPARNKIKADVHNVVDTTLATTLGANGATVSTVEHLMSAFSGMGVDNAIVEIDASELPIMDGSARPFVELLKNVGTRPQGKVKKILVIKKKVAVSEGEGAAMFIPSSEFEITYDIEFKHKDIGAQSYNFKFSDVSYEKEISAARTFGFLRDVEYLQARGLALGGSLKNAIVLDENRIINKEGLRFPDEFVRHKILDSIGDLALLGIPIIGHFVASKSGHRLNNLLLKELLLRQDCWVLVNNFNIEGMLLKRESLRAPSFHVLDYQH